In Salmo salar chromosome ssa15, Ssal_v3.1, whole genome shotgun sequence, one genomic interval encodes:
- the LOC106571997 gene encoding guanine nucleotide-binding protein G(I)/G(S)/G(T) subunit beta-1 isoform X2 translates to MPGKRVRMLPCLRLLVSASQDGKLIIWDSYTTNKVHAIPLRSSWVMTCAYAPSGNYVACGGLDNICSIYNLKTREGNVRVSRELAGHTGYLSCCRFVDDSQIVTSSGDTTCALWDIETGQQTTTFAGHTGDVMSLSLAPDTRLFVSGACDASAKLWDVREGMCRQTFTGHESDINAICFFPNGNAFATGSDDATCRLFDLRADQELMVYSHDNIICGITSVAFSKSGRLLLAGYDDFNCNVWDSLKADRAGVLAGHDNRVSCLGVTDDGMAVATGSWDSFLKIWN, encoded by the exons GCTTTTAGTCAGTGCCTCCCAGGATGGTAAACTCATTATTTGGGACAGCTACACCACAAACAAG GTCCACGCCATCCCACTGCGCTCCTCCTGGGTGATGACGTGCGCCTACGCCCCCTCTGGGAACTACGTGGCCTGCGGAGGCCTAGACAACATCTGCTCCATCTACAACCTCAAGACCCGCGAGGGCAACGTGCGTGTCAGCCGTGAGCTGGCCGGACACACGG GTTACCTGTCCTGCTGTCGCTTCGTGGATGACAGCCAGATTGTCACCAGCTCTGGAGacaccacctg TGCTCTCTGGGACATTGAGACGGGCCAGCAGACGACCACGTTTGCCGGCCACACCGGTGACGTCATGAGCCTGTCGCTGGCGCCCGACACCCGGCTGTTTGTGTCCGGGGCATGTGACGCCTCCGCAAAGCTATGGGACGTCAGAGAAGGCATGTGCCGACAGACCTTCACCGGACACGAGTCGGACATTAATGCCATCTGC ttCTTCCCCAACGGCAACGCCTTTGCCACGGGATCGGACGACGCCACCTGCAGGCTGTTTGACCTGCGCGCTGACCAGGAGCTGATGGTCTATTCCCATGACAACATCATCTGCGGCATCACCTCGGTGGCTTTCTCCAAGAGTGGCCGCCTGCTGCTCGCCGGCTACGATGATTTCAACTGCAACGTGTGGGACAGCCTCAAGGCCGACCGTGCAG GTGTCCTGGCTGGACATGACAACCGTGTCAGCTGCTTGGGTGTGACCGATGATGGAATGGCCGTGGCAACAGGGTCCTGGGACAGCTTCCTCAAGATCTGGAACTAG